Below is a genomic region from Neorhizobium galegae.
AGCCACAAGGGAAATCTATTCCAAGCTTGGTGCCTGGGAGAAAACGCAGGTCGCGCGCCATCCGCAGCGACCGCATTTCCTCGATTATTCCGCCCATCTCTTCACCGATTTCACGCCGCTCGCCGGCGACCGCAATTTCGGCGAGGACGCCGCCATCCAGGCCGGCCTTGCCCGCTTCAACGGCATGGCCGTTGCCGTTATCGGCCAGGAAAAGGGCCATGACACCAAGACCCGCCTGAAGCACAATTTCGGCAGCCCGCGTCCGGAAGGCTATCGCAAGGCGATCCGGATCATGGAAATGGCCGATCGTTTCCACCTGCCCGTGATCACCCTCATCGACACCGCAGGCGCCTATCCCGGCGTCGGCGCCGAGGAACGCGGCCAGGCGGAGGCCATCGCCCGCTCGACCGAAATGTGCCTCGGCCTGAAAGTGCCGATGGTTTCGGTCGTGATCGGCGAAGGCGGCTCCGGCGGCGCGATCGCGATTGCCACCGGCAACCGCGTCTACATGCTCGAACATTCGATCTATTCGGTCATCTCGCCGGAAGGTGCGGCATCGATCCTCTGGCGCGATTCGACCCGCGCACGCGAAGCTGCGACCAACATGAAGATCACCGCCGAAGACCTGAAGGGCCTTGGCATCATCGACGACATCATTCCGGAGCCGGTCGGCGGCGCGCATCGCGAACCCGAGGCCGTCATCACCGCGACGGGCAAGGTCATCGCTTCGGCGCTGGAAGATCTCGGCAGGCTTTCGGGCGACGAAGTGCGGGCTGCGCGCCGGCAGAAATTCCTCGATATCGGCCGCAATCTCTGATCTTCGGGCCTCCGCCACGCCAATAGCCAAATTTGGCCATATTGCTGATAACATTGGGTGCCGGGCGGTTTTGCTGGACAGGCCGGCGCAAGCGGTTAAGAATATGTAAAGATTACCGCTTTATTCATAGAAGTCCTGTACCGAATTCTTTCGTCGTTCCAAGTCTATGTGGTCCGTACCGATGCGCCTGAAACACATCGCTTTTGCTCTCCTCGTGGCAACTGCCCTGACGGGCTGCAACGACACGCTCGATTCCGCGAGCATCGACCTGAAGAGCGTCAAGAACAAGGTCGAGCAGCCCCTGCCTTCGAGCATTCTCGCCGAGATGCAGAAGAAGAACATGCCGCGCACTTCGCCGATCATGATCCGCATCCTCAAGGAAGAGGGCAAGCTGGAAGTCTGGAAGGCCAGGGCCGACAACCGTTTCGAGGTGATCAAGAGCTACGACATCTGCGCCTGGTCCGGAAAGCTCGGCCCGAAGGTCAAGGAAGGCGACCGCCAGGCCCCGGAAGGTTTCTACAGCCTGACGCCGGCACACCTGAACCCGAATTCCAAATATTATCTCGCCATCAATACCGGCTTCCCGAACCGCTACGACGCCGCAAACGGCCGCAACGGTTCGAACCTGATGATCCATGGCGCCTGCTCGTCGTCCGGCTGCTATTCGATGACCGACGAACAGGTTCTGGAAATCTACGCTTTTGCGCGCGACGCCTTCAAGGGCGGCCAGACCTCCGTGCAGCTCCAGGCTCTCCCCTTCCGCATGACCGCGGAGAACATGGTGCGCCACCGCGACAGCCAGAACTTCGACTTCTGGAAGATGATCAAGGTCGGCTACGACAATTTCGAAGTCACCAAGCGTCCGCCGGAAGTCAATGTCTGCGAGAAGAAATACGTTTTCAACCAGCAGCTCTCCGGCAATGGCACGTTTGCTCCCGCCAGCGCCTGCCCGCCCATGTCGACGCCTCCCGCGCTCGTTTCGGCGCTGACCTCCTACGAAAAGACCTATCAGGTCGCCTACGAGAAGGCCTTGGAGAAATTCGACGGCAAGGTCTGGTATGAACCGACCGAAGCCGAACGCAAGGCCGTGGTCGCCGACAAGCGCAAGGGCCGCGATATCGCCTATGCGCCGACGGGAACCTCGCTCGAAGCCGGCAAGCTGCTGAGCCAGTCGGAATTCCAAGAGATGATGGAAAAGCGGATGGCCTCCCAGAACAAGCCGGCCAATACCGTGCTCGCCTCCGCAGCCCCCGTCACGTTTCGGGCCGGCTCCGCCGCCGACCGCATGAAGCAGGACCGCCTGCCGGCCGCCGCAACGGCCGCTCCCGTCGCACAGAGCACTGGTACGGTCCCGACCATCGCCACGGCCCAGGGTACGACCACCACGGTTCCGATCCCAGCCCAGAACCCGCTCGCTTATGCGGCACCGCCGATCACCGAAGAAAAGAAGAAGCCGTTCTGGAAGTTCTGGAGCCAGGAATGAGCTTTGAGACCGCAGGCCTCTACGATCTGAGAGGCCTGAAGTGTCCGCTGCCCGTCCTGAAGACGCGCCGCCGGCTGAAAGGCATGGAGAGCGGCACGGAGCTTGTGATCGAAACCACCGATCCTCTCGCCGGCATCGACATCCCGCATTTCTGCAATCAGGAAGGCCACGAACTGGTCCGCTCGGAAAAGACCGAGACGGGACACCGGTTTCTGATCCGCAAGGGTTGAGCCGAGTTCCCCGATTAGCCCCTCATCCGCCTGCCGGCACCTTCTCCCCGCACGCGGGGCGAAGGACGTATGCCGCACCGACATTGCCTCAATCACCAACCGCGAATGGGGCACGTCCCCTCTCCCCGTCCTTACGGGGAGAGGGTTAGGGGCAAATCCTTGAGAGTCACATCCGAAGGCCGGGAACGGCGAGGGGATTGTCTTCCAGCGCCGCACGGTCCGGCCGGTCGACGCGGGGCTCGCCCGTAAACGCCGCGAAAAGATCCGTGACGAAGGCTTCCTCCAACCCTTGAGTGATCAGCACCATGCGGGTGCGCCGGTCGGAGCCGTCGGGCCATTTCGGCAGGCGCTGCGGCGGGTGGAAGACGCTCTGCACCCCATGCAGCACCAGCGGCCGATCCGGGTTGTCGGAGAGCGCCACGATCGCCTTCATCCTGAGCAGCTTCTCGCCGTGGGCCGAGCGCAGCAGGTCGATGAACATCTCGATCGCCATCGGATCGATCGGCTTGTCGTGGATGATCGAGAAGGAGCGGATGTCGTCGCCGTGACGGTTCACGTCGTGATGATGGTGGTGGTGCCCATGATGGCCATGTCCGTGGTGCTCATGGCCATGGTGATGATCATCGTGGTGGTCGTGACCATGATCGTGATGATGATGCTCTTCGGTGTCATTCGCCAGCTCATCGTGCAGCCAGCGGTCCACGTCGGCGATCTTCGTCGCGGGGTCGTAGAGGCCGTTCACCAGAATGGCAGCGGTGCCGGCCTCCTCGCTGTCTCCATCGATGACCAGCGCCCGCGGATTGAGCGCGGCGAGCCGGCTTTTCAGCGCCGCCAGCTGGGACGCATCCGCCATCGAAAGCTTCGAGATGATCAGCCGGTCGGCCACCGCCACCTGCTTCACGGCCTCCTGATGACGGTCGAGCGTCGAAACGCCGTTCACCGCATCGACCACGGTGATGACGCCGTCGAGCTCGAAATTCTGCGCGATGACCGGATTGCCCATCACCGACTGCATGACCGGCGCCGGGTCCGCAAGGCCCGTGGTTTCGATCACGATGCGGCGGATCGGCCTCAGCCGGCCCGTCTGGATGCCGTCCATGATCGAAGCGAGCGAATCCACCAGCTCGCCGCGCACCGTGCAGCAGAGGCAGCCATTGGCGATCTCCACCAGCGCATCGCCGGAAGCCTCGACCAGGAAATTGTCGATCCCGACCTCGCCGAACTCGTTGATGATCACGGCCGTATCACTGGTGCCGGGATCCTTGAGGATACGGTTCAGCAGGGTCGATTTTCCTGCGCCGAGAAAGCCGGTGAGGATGGAAACCGGAATCCGGCTGCGAGGAGAAGACATGACCTGTTCTCGTTCAGAATGTCGGGCGCGGCTGCGGGATCGGCACGTTGGCGATCTCGTTCTTGCCCTTGGTTGAGGCGATCTGCTCGCTGCCGGGAATAAGGCCGGCGAAGCTGTAGACCGGCGGGCGGTCCATCTCGTGGATATAGGGCGAATGCTGGACAGTGCGGCCGGCATCGTCACGGGTTTCGCTGCGCACCTTGGCCGCCTGCGGATTGCAGATCGTGGCGCTGACGTCGTTGACCTCGGCCATGTCTCCATAAGGCTGCAGCGATGTCAGCGGCACGCCCTGGTTCCACGGCGAGGTCAGTCCCTGCTGCAGAAGGTTGGCCGTGTCGTCGGCGCGGCCGGCAAGGCTGTCGGAGCCCAGCACCACGGAGATCACCGTGCGGCCGTCGCGCGTCGCCGAACCGACCTGATTGAAGCCGGAGGCGCAGATGAAGCCGGTCTTCATCCCGTCGGCGCCATCGAAACGGCCAATCAGCGTATTGAAGTTCGGATATTGCTTGGCGCCGGTATCGATGCCCTCGAGCGAAAAATAGCTCTGGTATTCCGGAAAATCCTGCTTGAGGCGCAGCGTCAGCAACGCAAGATCGCGCGCCGTCGAATACTGGCCCTTGCCGGGCAGACCGTGGGGATTGATATAGCGCGTCGAGGTCATGCCGAGCGACTGGGCCTGACTGTTCATCATCGCCACGAATTGGTCGAGCGAGCCGCCGACTGTCTCGGCGACCGCGACCGCCACGTCGTTGGCCGACTTGACGAGCAGGATTTTCAAGGCGCTGTCCATGGTGAGCTTGGAGCCCGGCTTGAAATACATCTTGCTCGCCGGCTGATCGGTCGCCTTCCTGCTCATGACGACAGGCGTATCGAGCGTAAGCCTGCCGGACTTCAACGCCTTGAAGGTCACGTATGCGGTCATCAGCTTGGTCAGCGAAGCCGGATACCACTTCAGGAACGCGTCCTCATGGGCGATCACCTTGCCGGTCCTGGCGTCGATCACCATCTTGGGATTGGCGGCGGCGCTTCCTGCGGATACGAAAAGCCCAATGGCCGTAACAGCAGAAATCAGCCGGGTTGCGGACACGGATCGGAGGCTTGAAGTCGGCAAGGGTGTCCCTCGTTGTTGCGGCTTTAACGAGTGTGGCGCATATGCGGCCTATGTGGCCAAGCAATGGCAAAGAAGATTGATTACGTCAATCATGACAGGCACACTCCGGGCGGGAGGACTTGTCATAACCGCGTGACCAGCCAGCAACAGGGAACATTATGCCGATTTTGAACCGAGCCGCCGAACTTCAGGGCGAAGTCAGCGAGTGGCGACGATATCTTCATGAAAATCCTGAGATTCTTTACGAGGTCGAGAACACCGCCTCGTTCGTGGAGCAGAAGCTGAAGGAATTCGGCGTCGACGAAGTCGTGCCGGGCATCGGCCGCACAGGCGTCGTCGGCATCATTCGCGGAAAGGGCCCGGGCGGCCGCACGATCGGGCTCCGCGCCGATATGGACGCGCTGCCGCTCACCGAAATCACCGGCAAACCCTGGGCTTCGAAGGTCCCCGGCAAGATGCACGCCTGCGGCCATGACGGGCACACGTCGATGC
It encodes:
- a CDS encoding acetyl-CoA carboxylase carboxyltransferase subunit alpha, with product MQTYLDFEKPISDLEGKIHELKKLASEDESIDTSEEIGRLETRVREATREIYSKLGAWEKTQVARHPQRPHFLDYSAHLFTDFTPLAGDRNFGEDAAIQAGLARFNGMAVAVIGQEKGHDTKTRLKHNFGSPRPEGYRKAIRIMEMADRFHLPVITLIDTAGAYPGVGAEERGQAEAIARSTEMCLGLKVPMVSVVIGEGGSGGAIAIATGNRVYMLEHSIYSVISPEGAASILWRDSTRAREAATNMKITAEDLKGLGIIDDIIPEPVGGAHREPEAVITATGKVIASALEDLGRLSGDEVRAARRQKFLDIGRNL
- a CDS encoding L,D-transpeptidase family protein encodes the protein MRLKHIAFALLVATALTGCNDTLDSASIDLKSVKNKVEQPLPSSILAEMQKKNMPRTSPIMIRILKEEGKLEVWKARADNRFEVIKSYDICAWSGKLGPKVKEGDRQAPEGFYSLTPAHLNPNSKYYLAINTGFPNRYDAANGRNGSNLMIHGACSSSGCYSMTDEQVLEIYAFARDAFKGGQTSVQLQALPFRMTAENMVRHRDSQNFDFWKMIKVGYDNFEVTKRPPEVNVCEKKYVFNQQLSGNGTFAPASACPPMSTPPALVSALTSYEKTYQVAYEKALEKFDGKVWYEPTEAERKAVVADKRKGRDIAYAPTGTSLEAGKLLSQSEFQEMMEKRMASQNKPANTVLASAAPVTFRAGSAADRMKQDRLPAAATAAPVAQSTGTVPTIATAQGTTTTVPIPAQNPLAYAAPPITEEKKKPFWKFWSQE
- a CDS encoding sulfurtransferase TusA family protein, which codes for MSFETAGLYDLRGLKCPLPVLKTRRRLKGMESGTELVIETTDPLAGIDIPHFCNQEGHELVRSEKTETGHRFLIRKG
- a CDS encoding CobW family GTP-binding protein, encoding MSSPRSRIPVSILTGFLGAGKSTLLNRILKDPGTSDTAVIINEFGEVGIDNFLVEASGDALVEIANGCLCCTVRGELVDSLASIMDGIQTGRLRPIRRIVIETTGLADPAPVMQSVMGNPVIAQNFELDGVITVVDAVNGVSTLDRHQEAVKQVAVADRLIISKLSMADASQLAALKSRLAALNPRALVIDGDSEEAGTAAILVNGLYDPATKIADVDRWLHDELANDTEEHHHHDHGHDHHDDHHHGHEHHGHGHHGHHHHHHDVNRHGDDIRSFSIIHDKPIDPMAIEMFIDLLRSAHGEKLLRMKAIVALSDNPDRPLVLHGVQSVFHPPQRLPKWPDGSDRRTRMVLITQGLEEAFVTDLFAAFTGEPRVDRPDRAALEDNPLAVPGLRM
- a CDS encoding D-alanyl-D-alanine carboxypeptidase family protein, encoding MPTSSLRSVSATRLISAVTAIGLFVSAGSAAANPKMVIDARTGKVIAHEDAFLKWYPASLTKLMTAYVTFKALKSGRLTLDTPVVMSRKATDQPASKMYFKPGSKLTMDSALKILLVKSANDVAVAVAETVGGSLDQFVAMMNSQAQSLGMTSTRYINPHGLPGKGQYSTARDLALLTLRLKQDFPEYQSYFSLEGIDTGAKQYPNFNTLIGRFDGADGMKTGFICASGFNQVGSATRDGRTVISVVLGSDSLAGRADDTANLLQQGLTSPWNQGVPLTSLQPYGDMAEVNDVSATICNPQAAKVRSETRDDAGRTVQHSPYIHEMDRPPVYSFAGLIPGSEQIASTKGKNEIANVPIPQPRPTF